A region from the Vicia villosa cultivar HV-30 ecotype Madison, WI linkage group LG3, Vvil1.0, whole genome shotgun sequence genome encodes:
- the LOC131657874 gene encoding uncharacterized protein LOC131657874: MKSRQIDSFFKRKERDKEDFTPIPEPQRVLENPRIEENVNRVCSDDIESSLERDPGKRSSMWEYNVNQMDEIRRAYLKWGPYQMNLEQYPLSGKEDHQRRFQHAWFSLFPSWLEYSPSEDAAYCLPCYLFSKRPSGRPGSDVFISIGFRGWKKARNGKNCAFLKHIVKDPCSPHNNAMKACQDLLNQDAHIRNIVQAQSSIYIMKNRLRLKTSIDTVRWLTFQACAFRGHDESTTSLNQGNCKYTSHLIQKEILHILSSRVKKYIREEIGDSKFCIIVDEARDESKQEQMSLVLRFVDKDGFIQERFFGLARVNDTTSSTLKQKVCDILSLHNLDVSNIRGQGYDGASNMRGEWNGLQALFMKDCPYSYYVHCFAHRLQLALVTASREVKPIHQFFEKLTLSVNVVCSSKKRHDELQASQLDEIEHLLEIGEIVTGKGENQIGTLKRAGDTRWGSHFSSISSLINMYEVTCSVSRKFAKEGLSYASRGDADSAYNYLKSFDFIFILHLIEIMGTTNVLCQALQQQSQDVVNAMHLVCSTKTLIQELREIRWNELFATVKSFCEKHDIEIHDLNDVRSTTRFGRSRLEENQVTIEHYFRVEIFFTTIDKQLQELNNRFSEQAIDLLTLSCALAPTDNYKAFNLDTICTLVEKYYPMDFNEQEKTNLKFQLRHFIIDARQASSLNNLSTIQELCSSLVAIEKKEIYYLIDRLLRLIMTLPVSTTTTERSFSTMKIIKTRLRNKMEADFLGDSMTVNIEREIAASIDSETNIDDFKLLKTRRALL; the protein is encoded by the exons ATGAAAAGTAGACAAATTGATTCTTTTTTCAAGAGGAAAGAAAGAGATAAAGAGGATTTCACACCTATCCCCGAACCTCAAAGAGTTCTTGAGAATCCAAGAATTGAAGAAAACGTTAATAGAGTTTGTTCGGATGACATTGAGAGTTCTTTGGAACGCGATCCTGGAAAACGTTCTTCAATGTGGGAATATAATGTAAATCAAATGGATGAAATACGAAGAGCTTATTTAAAATGGGGTCCATATCAAATGAATTTAGAGCAATATCCATTATCtggtaaagaagatcatcaaagaCGCTTTCAACACGCTTGGtttagcctttttccttcatgGTTAGAATATTCACCTTCAGAAGATGCTGCTTATTGCTTACCATGTTATCTTTTTAGCAAAAGACCAAGTGGGCGTCCTGGTTCCGATGTCTTCATTTCTATAGGTTTTAGAGGTTGGAAGAAAGCTAGAAATGGAAAGAATTGTGCATTTCTTAAACACATAGTGAAAGATCCTTGTTCACCACATAACAATGCTATGAAAGCTTGTCAAGACTTGTTGAATCAAGATGCTCACATTAGGAATATTGTTCAAGCTCAAAGTTCAATTTATATAATGAAGAATCGCCTACGTCTCAAGACTTCAATTGACACTGTTCGTTGGTTAACTTTTCAAGCGTGTGCTTTTAGAGGTCATGATGAAAGTACAACATCATTAAACCAAGGTAATT GCAAGTATACTTCACATCTAATTCAAAAAGAGATCTTGCACATTCTTTCAAGTAGGGTGAAAAAGTATATCCGTGAAGAAATTGGTGATTCCAAATTTTGTATAATTGTAGATGAAGCGCGTGATGAATCTAAACAAGAGCAAATGTCTCTTGTTTTGAGATTTGTTGATAAAGATGGTTTTATACAAGAGAGATTTTTTGGCCTTGCACGTGTTAATGACACTACATCTTCAACTCTTAAGCAAAAAGTTTGTGATATACTTTCTCTGCATAATCTTGATGTCTCTAACATTCGTGGTCAAGGGTATGATGGTGCTAGCAATATGAGAGGAGAGTGGAACGGTTTACAAGCACTCTTTATGAAGGATTGTCcttatt CATATTATGTTCATTGTTTTGCTCATCGGTTGCAACTTGCTTTGGTTACTGCATCAAGAGAAGTTAAACCAATTCATCAATTCTTTGAGAAGTTGACTTTAAGTGTCAATGTTGTTTGTTCTTCTAAAAAACGCCATGACGAGTTACAAGCTTCTCAATTAGATGAAATTGAACATTTATTAGAGATTGGTGAGATTGTAACAGGTAAAGGTGAAAATCAAATTGGTACTTTGAAGCGAGCAGGGGATACTCGTTGGGGATCACATTTCTCTTCTATTTCTAGCTTGATAAATATGTATGAAGTAACTTGTTCTGTTTCAAGAAAATTTGCAAAGGAAGGATTAAGTTATGCTTCACGTGGAGATGCAGATAGTGCTTACaattatttgaagtcatttgatttcATATTCATATTGCATTTGATAGAAATTATGGGGACCACAAATGTTCTTTGTCAAGCTTTACAACAACAATCTCAGGATGTAGTTAATGCTATGCATTTGGTTTGTTCAACAAAAACTCTTATTCAAGAATTAAGAGAAATTCGTTGGAATGAATTGTTTGCTACTGTGAAGTCTTTTTGTGAAAAACATGATATTGAGATTCATGATCTTAATGATGTCCGTTCAACAACAAGATTTGGTCGTTCTCGTCTTGAAGAAAATCAGGTAACCATTGAGCATTATTTTAGAGTTGAAATATTTTTCACTACCATTGACAAACAATTGCAAGAGTTGAATAACAGGTTTAGTGAGCAAGCGATTGATTTGTTAACTTTAAGTTGCGCTTTGGCTCCAACGGATAATTACAAGGCTTTTAATCTTGATACCATTTGCACTCTAGTTGAAAAATATTATCCTATGGACTTCAATGAGCAAGAGAAGACTAATTTGAAATTTCAACTTCGGCATTTTATTATTGACGCTCGTCAAGCATCAAGTTTGAATAATTTGTCAACTATTCAAGAATTATGTTCATCTTTGGTTGCAATTGAAAAGAAGGAAATTTATTATTTGATTGATAGACTGCTCCGCCTTATCATGACTCTCCCTGTATCTACAACAACTACAGAAAGATCTTTTTCGACAATGAAAATTATCAAGACAAGGTTGAGAAACAAAATGGAAGCTGATTTTCTAGGAGATAGCATGACGGTTAACATTGAAAGAGAAATTGCTGCAAGTATTGATTCTGAGACTAATATTGATGATTTCAAGCTACTCAAAACTCGTAGAGCATTACTTTAA